Within the Deltaproteobacteria bacterium genome, the region GCGCGAGCTCGAGGCGCATCGAGCCGGCCAGCTTCTTCATCGCCTTGACCTGGGCCGAGCCGCCGACCCGGGAGACCGAGATGCCGACGTTGATCGCGGGCCGCACGCCGGCGTTGAAGAGGTCGGACTCGAGGAAGATCTGCCCGTCGGTGATCGAGATGACGTTGGTCGGGATGTAGGCCGAGACGTCGCCCGCCTGGGTCTCGATGATCGGGAGCGCGGTCAGCGAGCCGCCGCCCTTCTTGTCGTCGAGCTTCGCGGCGCGCTCGAGGAGCCTGCTGTGGAGGTAGAAGACGTCGCCCGGATAGGCCTCACGACCCGGCGGGCGGCGCAGCAGCAGGGAGAGCTGCCGGTAGGCGACGGCCTGCTTGGAGAGGTCGTCGTAGATGATGAGCGCGTGCATCCCGTTGTCGCGGAAGTACTCGCCCATGGTGCAGCCCGAGTAGGGCGAGAGGAACTGCAGCGGCGCCGGGTCGGAGGCGGAGGCGCTGACGACGATGGTGTAGTCCATCGCGCCGTGCTTGGTGAGCTTGTCCACCACCTGGGCGACGGTCGACTGCTTCTGACCGATGGCCACGTAGATGCAGAAGACGTCGGTGTTCTTCTGGTTGATGATCGCGTCGATCGCCACGGCGGTCTTGCCGGTCTGGCGGTCGCCGATGATCAGCTCGCGCTGGCCGCGGCCGATCGGCACCAGGGCGTCGAGGGCCTTGAGGCCGGTCTGCATCGGCTCGTGCACGCTCTTGCGGTAGACGATGCCGGGGGCCTTCAGCTCGATCCGGCGGGTCTCCTTGGCGTTCAGGGGGCCCTTGCCGTCGATGGGGTTGCCCAGGCCGTCGACCACGCGGCCGCAGAGCTCCTTGCCGACCGGCACCGCGGCGATCTCGCCGAGGCGCTTGACGGTGTCGCCCTCACGGATGTGCTCGTACTCGCCCATGATCGCGACGCCGACGTTGTCCTCCTCGAGGTTCAGCACCAGGCCGCGGACGCCCCCGTCGAACTCCACCAGCTCGCCGGCCAGGGCCGCGGAGAGCCCGTGAACCCGGGCGATGCCGTCGCCGGCGGACAGCACGGTGCCGGTCTCGGCGACCTCGATCTTCTTGCCGTAGTCCTTGATCTGCTCGGAGATGATCCGGCTGATCTCGTCTGCGCGAATGCTCATGAATGCTCCCAGAGGGTGGAAATCAGCCCAGCGCGCGGGTGCGCATCCGGGCGAGCTGAGTCTTGAGAGAACCGTCGTAGAGGGTGTCACCCACCTTGGCCTCCAGGCCCCCGATGATCTCGGGGTCCTCGCGGCGGGTGAGGACGACCGTCTTGCCGGTCGCCTTCGCC harbors:
- the atpA gene encoding F0F1 ATP synthase subunit alpha — its product is MSIRADEISRIISEQIKDYGKKIEVAETGTVLSAGDGIARVHGLSAALAGELVEFDGGVRGLVLNLEEDNVGVAIMGEYEHIREGDTVKRLGEIAAVPVGKELCGRVVDGLGNPIDGKGPLNAKETRRIELKAPGIVYRKSVHEPMQTGLKALDALVPIGRGQRELIIGDRQTGKTAVAIDAIINQKNTDVFCIYVAIGQKQSTVAQVVDKLTKHGAMDYTIVVSASASDPAPLQFLSPYSGCTMGEYFRDNGMHALIIYDDLSKQAVAYRQLSLLLRRPPGREAYPGDVFYLHSRLLERAAKLDDKKGGGSLTALPIIETQAGDVSAYIPTNVISITDGQIFLESDLFNAGVRPAINVGISVSRVGGSAQVKAMKKLAGSMRLELAQYRELAAFAQFGSDLDKATQEALARGERLVEVLKQGQYVPMPVELQIIQLYAATTRNAEGVNWIRKVPVAEVPRYMTELLEFVEARHPEVAKQIALKKAIDDEIEKGLQKMLTEFADVFQFEAADAA